From one Dermacentor variabilis isolate Ectoservices chromosome 3, ASM5094787v1, whole genome shotgun sequence genomic stretch:
- the LOC142574363 gene encoding endothelin-converting enzyme 1-like: protein MDDVRKSWFPLFENILREGAKIIRVGQKPLVMYTTCMGDSKIYGSKVDIFWKFLKQCRLSWPEEPETSDTSALDVLITLAFKWQVSLFFQLRLLRLGPTPNWRLTLDPGPLIPLMYQHHLTVKNTGGYAKYWAAFFYILKGSYDKEATINQTLIETTIALEGDVFRSLLLAMRPPVLHPVLLPIAKIGLYTLPLDSKQWLRALKQLELEPEVKSNDQVLLTDKNFFHTMAAVMASYTDTKLLSLIAWSCVQLFAPAVDLQLLKNRYDQGVILYRPYFCERFVETAYRLLVISLTSVSRFSIQERAVISANFDNLVATASGLVNATDWLDADNRQLAAVKLSSTRLQLWPPEHFLENEALDRMYAAFPSAELPFAEYWIQSSRRAADMYRTSANIDVLSYKVNYALPYLVYDAASGTVKVAVGAISPPLYYSDGNKAMFYGGLGFSMAVNLVASIDRQGLRWHPNGSFGDSFLSNAASRAFEDRDGCLATAQQAPVVDSPTYSTRTGSRTSVFPEIPALEVAYAAYRRSISESDDDSPQGIPRSLSGDQVFFMTLCYMTCSLPEAMGPHTVDCNKAVSNSEAFARAFQCPYGSKMNPKKKCTFFS, encoded by the exons ATGGATGACGTACGGAAATCTTGGTTTCCGCTGTTCGAAAACATTCTTAGAGAAGGCGCCAAGATAATTCGGGTTGGCCAGAAGCCGCTAGTCATGTACACAACATGCATGGGCGACAGTAAAATATACGGTTCTAAGGTGGATATCTTCTGGAAATTCCTAAAGCAGTGTAGACTGTCATGGCCGGAAGAGCCAGAGACAAGTGACACCAGCGCACTCGATGTACTGATAACACTCGCATTCAAGTGGCAGGTTTCACTCTTCTTTCAATTAAGACTACTGCGCTTGGGACCCACACCCAATTGGCGTTTGACTTTAGATCCAGGCCCACTTATACCGCTAATGTACCAGCATCATCTAACAGTCAAAAATACCGGCGGATACGCCAAGTACTGGGCGGCGTTCTTCTACATCCTCAAGGGAAGCTATGACAAGGAGGCGACGATAAATCAGACGCTCATAGAGACAACCATAGCATTGGAAGGGGACGTCTTTAGAAGTCTCCTATTGGCCATGCGTCCACCTGTACTCCACCCAGTACTGCTGCCAATCGCCAAGATTGGACTCTACACTCTGCCTCTGGACTCGAAGCAGTGGCTACGGGCATTAAAGCAATTAGAGCTTGAGCCTGAGGTGAAATCGAACGACCAGGTTCTCTTAACCGACAAAAACTTCTTCCATACCATGGCGGCCGTGATGGCCTCGTACACGGACACCAAGCTGCTGTCCCTGATTGCGTGGTCTTGCGTGCAGCTGTTTGCACCGGCAGTGGATTTGCAGCTGCTGAAGAACCGGTACGACCAAGGCGTCATACTTTACCGGCCATACTTCTGCGAACGTTTTGTCGAGACTGCCTACCGGCTCCTGGTAATTTCCCTCACCTCTGTCTCGCGCTTCTCAATACAGGAGCGCGCCGTCATCTCTgcaaatttcgacaacctggttGCAACCGCCAGCGGTTTGGTCAACGCCACAGACTGGCTGGATGCCGACAACCGACAGCTTGCCGCCGTGAAGCTGTCTTCGACACGCTTGCAGCTGTGGCCCCCAGAGCATTTCCTGGAGAACGAGGCACTCGATCGCATGTACGCGGCTTTTCCCAGCGCCGAATTGCCGTTTGCAGAATATTGGATCCAATCGAGTCGGCGTGCCGCTGATATGTACCGTACGAGTGCCAATATCGACGTCTTGAGCTACAAGGTCAACTACGCGCTGCCGTACCTGGTATACGATGCTGCAAGTGGCACAGTGAAGGTAGCTGTGGGTGCCATTTCTCCGCCCCTGTACTACTCTGACGGGAACAAAGCTATGTTCTACGGAGGACTCGGATTCTCCATGGCGGTCAATCTCGTCGCATCCATCGACAGACAGGGACTGCGGTGGCATCCGAACGGCTCGTTCGGCGACTCCTTTTTGTCCAA cgccgcttctcgagcctTCGAAGACCGGGACGGCTGCCTGGCCACTGCACAGCAGGCGCCCGTCGTCGACTCCCCCACCTATTCGACCCGAACCGGCTCCAGGACCAGCGTCTTTCCCGAGATTCCCGCGCTCGAAGTCGCCTATGCAGCATACAGGCGTTCCATCAGCGAAAGCGACGACGACAGTCCGCAGGGCATTCCCCGGAGTCTCTCGGGCGATCAGGTGTTCTTCATGACTTTGTGCTACATGACGTGCAGCCTTCCCGAAGCCATGGGTCCGCACACGGTCGACTGCAACAAGGCTGTCAGCAATTCGGAGGCATTCGCGCGGGCTTTTCAATGCCCGTACGGATCGAAGATGAATCCGAAGAAGAAGTGCACATTCTTCTCCTGA